The Christiangramia salexigens genome includes the window ACTAACTCACCGGCTTTGGCTTTTATCACGGTATGATTGCCGCCATTATTACTTTTTTGGTGTATAATCACATCGGTTAGATATTGATCGTTCTCGCCAGATTTTTCGTCTACCTTAATATTGAACGTACCAATGTCATTAAAAATATCCTCGGTAATTGCCATTGCCGGCTTGAGTTGCGCAATATTCTTCCTTAAATTGATAGACTTAAATTCTGCTGCAGGAATCACATTATTAGCGAAAAAGAAGGCTACAAGACTTACCAGAACGATAAAGAATGTAAGACTTCTCATAGCCCTTTGAAGAGATATGCCTGAAGACTTCATTGCTGCGAACTCATAATTTTCGGCAAAGGTTCCGAAGGTCATTATGGAGGTAAGCAGAATAGTGAGGGGTAATACCAGAGGTACCAGCTTTGGTGAAAAATAAAGCAGGAATTTAAGGATTACCTCTACGTCTAGATCTTTACCGGCAAGTTCACCTATGTACAACCAGATGGTCTGGAGTACGAAGATGAACATTAGAATTATAAAGACCGAAAAAAAAGTTTTTACAAAACTGGTGAGTATGTACCGGTCGAGGATCTTCAATTTAATCTATTCTGTTGATGTAATAATTGCTGTAACGGCTTTCGTTAAAGGTGAACAGATTCTTCGCCAGTGGCTGGTCTGTTTTAAAGCTATTTACTGTAATAGTGATCTTTGTGCCGTTATCTTGCGTTTGGATAAGATTGTAGATATGTTTTGTTTGCTGATCTATACCTAACAGAATGCTTTTAATTTCAGCTTTGCTGTCTTTTGGTGTCAATTTTACATATTGGATCTTACGTCCTTTATGGTTTTGCGTAATATCCATTTCATAATTGTAGCCCTCCTCATAAAAACTGAACATTTTTGATGGGGTAATGCTGTTGTTGTCCTCTTCTACATAATTGGAGATGTTTATCTCTTCATCTTCAGGAATGATGGTGTAGATCTTCTTTCCGTCAAACATCTGGGTGGTTCCCATAAGGTTCAGAACATATTTTTCTCCATCTATACTAACATCTCCTCTGGTTTCCTGACTTACATTTTCTGCAGTGTTTTCCAGGGCATACTTAAAATCGATAACCATATTATCATAGGCCTTCACTTTGGAGGAGACCTCGTTCAATAATTTTTCGGCTTTCTGAGAACTCTGTGCCTGAGTGTTTAAAGAGAAAATTGCAATTAGGATAAATACTAACTTTTTCATTTTAATTTTTTAATTGTTTGGTGCTTCATTTAATAATTGATCCAGTGCCGCCAAATCTGTAATTAAAACCTGTCTTGCCTTGCTTCCTTCAAAAGGACCTACTATGCCTGCGGCTTCTAGTTGATCTATAATTCTACCTGCACGGTTATAGCCAAGTTTTAATTTTCTCTGAAGCAATGATGCCGATCCCTGCTGGGCGGTAACGATCACTTCTGCGGCTTCACGAAACAGTTTGTCCCGCTCGCTGACATCTATATCAAGTCCTGTGCCACTTTCCTCGCTTTCATAGGCAGGTAATAAATGCGCATCAGGATATGCTTTTTGAGAACCAATGAATTCGGTGATCTTATCTACTTCTGGCGTGTCAACAAATGCACATTGAAGTCTTTTTAATTCATTCCCTTGTGTGAAGAGCATATCCCCTCTACCAATTAATTGATCGGCTCCCTGATTATCCAGAATTGTTCTCGAGTCTATCTTGGAAGTTACTCTAAAGGCCACACGTGCAGGAAAGTTGGCTTTTATTATACCGGTAATTACATTTACCGAAGGTCTTTGGGTGGCAATAATAAGATGTATCCCAATAGCCCTTGCTAACTGAGCCAGTCTGGCGATTGGTGTTTCTACTTCTTTACCAGCCGTCATGATAAGATCGGCAAATTCATCTACCACGAGCACGATATAAGGTAAATATTTATGCCCGTCGTTAGGATTTAATTTCCTCGCCTTGAACTTGGTGTTATATTCTTTTAGGTTACGACACATTGCGTTTTTCAGCAATTCGTAACGGTTGTCCATTTCTATACAGAGGGAATTCAATGTGTTGATCACCTTAGTATTATCTGTGATTATAGCCTCGTCGGTATCCGGTAATTTAGCCAGGTAATGGCGTTCAATTTTATTGAATAATGTAAGTTCAACTTTCTTAGGATCTACCAGTACGAATTTAACCTCAGCAGGATGTTTAAAGTAGAGTAGGGAAGTAAGTATCGCATTTAATCCTACAGACTTACCCTGACCGGTGGCACCCGCCATCAACATGTGAGGCATTTTGGCAAGGTCCACAACAAAAGTTTCGTTAGAGATCGTTTTACCCAAAGCTAATGGTAATTCCATTTCTGCATTTTGAAACTTTGGAGACGAGATAACCGAACGCATGGAGACGATACTCGCGTTTTTGTTAGGCACTTCTATACCAATCGTTCCTCGTCCCGGAATTGGAGCGATGATCCTTATTCCAAGTGCAGAAAGAGACAAGGCGATATCATCCTCGAGATTCTTGATCTTGGAAATCCTGATACCGGCTTCGGGAATTATTTCATATAGAGTAACTGTGGGACCAACCGTTGCTTTAATCTGAGCGATCTCGATCTTGTAGTTTTTTAAAGTCTCTACAATTCGATTTTTATTTTCTTCAAGTTCCTCCTGATTTATCGTGATGGTGCCGCCATAATCTTTCAGCAGATCAATGGTAGGAAACTTATAATTTTTCAACTCAAGAGTGGGGTCAAATTCCCCAAAATCCCGAACCAGTTTATTGCTTAAATTGTCTTCTTCCTCTTCTTCGGGCGCTGCCTCAACCTCCATGGAAACATCTTCAATTTCTTCTTTTACAGGTTCCTGAATTTTCATTTCCGGTTCCGCTTCCTCTTCAACTTCCTTAACCTCTGGTTTAGGATCTGAAAGGTCTATACTAGCTGGTTTCTCTTCGGTTTGAATTTTAACTTCTTTTTTCCAGTCTAATTCCTCATCGGTTTCTGAAACTGCTGAAGTTGATCGTTCATCAAATGCATCCTGAAGTTCTTGTTTGCCCGATTTAAAATAACTTCCAATAAGTTCTGGAGTGACCTTGAACCTGATGCTTATATAAGCCATTAGTAGAAAAAGCATCAGTAAGGCAGTACCTATAAAGCCGAGATAATCCTGTAGAAAATCGTTCATTTCAAAACCTATTCTCCCTCCCAATAGTGCATTTTCGGTAGCAAAAAAGCCTAGAAAAATCGAGAACCATATCATGACCAGAACTCCCCAGAACCAGAACTTTTTAAGACTGGTACTTTGAAATCCTAAAAAAAGATAAATACCTGTTAATAAGGTAAGAATGGCAATAGAGAAAGATGCAATTCCGAAACCGCGATAAATAAAGAAGTCACTTACTGCTGCTCCAAATTTGCTTAGCCAGTTTTTTGCGTTCGCCTGCCTGTCTGTAAATTCATTTAGGATACTTTGGTCTGCCTGCCAATTAAATAGAAAGGAGACGAATGCGACGATAAGAGCCAGACCAAATAGCATTAGGAAGCTACCTAAAACCACTTTTTGCTGTCTGTTAAGCTTAAGCGAAAATTTTCTGGATTTGTTGGTGGTTTTTTTTGTTTTAGCTTTCTTTTTAGCCATATGATGCTTCAAGGATTTGGGCAAAAATACAAATTAGCCTTTTCCAAATTAAGGAAAAAAATCTTCAATTTTAAAAGTAATCTTTTTTTCCTGATAGCCTGGTATGAATGAAAGCTTTAGCTTGAAATATTTCCTAAAATATATAGGGGAAATAAATGAATCCTGCTATGATAGTAGCTATCACAGCCGCGATAAAAACAGCACCGGCTGCAATATCTTTTATATGACCTATTTTATTATGAAAATCGGGGTGCACAAAATCGGCCATGGCCTCCATCGCTGTGTTCATGCCTTCGGTGCACATCACTAGTCCAATGGCTATAAACTGATAGATCCATTCTGCTGTAGTGATCTCAAAATACCAGCCTGCAATACAAACGCTCACGGCTAACACAAACTGCACCTGGATGCTTGGTTCATGTTTTAAAAGTAACCAGGCTCCTTTAATTGCGTATCCACCTCCTCTGATTCTTTTTCCGAGGAAACTATCTTTCATTATAAAAGTGTTTTCAGTGCGGTAAGGTAATCCGGTTCATCATCGATCTTTGGTACCAATTGGGAATGAATGATGTGGCCGTTTTCATTTAAAACAATAACGGCCCGGGCTAAAAGCCCTTCCCATGGCCCGTCGATCATCTCAACACCATAGTCCTTACCAAAATTTCTATCGCGAAAATCCGAAAGATTAGTGACATTACCTAAAGCTTCTTCCTTTAAAAATTTGTGTTGAGCAAATGGAAGATCCCGTGAAATGCAAAGAACGGTAGTGTTCTTCATTTCGGAAACCTTTTGGTTGAAGTTGCGTACTGAATTTGCACACACTCCGGTATTAATACTTGGAAAGATATTCATGATAACTCTCATACCTTTGAAATCTTCAAGGGTGCCAATAGAAAAGTCGGATTTTATAAGTTCAAAATGCGGTGCCTTTTCATCTAATTCCGGAAGGTTGCCATAGGTGGTTACCTTATCTCCTCCAAGATCTATTCTTGCCATTGGGATATAATTTTCAGAATTATAAATTTAGAAGAATGTCTTTCGCTTATTACTAAAATTATCATAAAACAACAGAGGCTGTTTTCATTGGGAAACAGCCTCTGTGAATTGAAATGTAAAGAAATATTATTTGTCTATAGAACCTAATACTTTCTTTACAAAGTTATTTGCGGCGTCCTTTTCAGGAACACCATCTTCTATCATTTTATGAACTTCTACAGCTCCGCATAGGTTGGTGATCAATTCCCCGATCACATCCATTTCCTCTTCAGAAACAGAACGATGTTCGGTGAAATTTT containing:
- a CDS encoding LolA family protein; this encodes MKKLVFILIAIFSLNTQAQSSQKAEKLLNEVSSKVKAYDNMVIDFKYALENTAENVSQETRGDVSIDGEKYVLNLMGTTQMFDGKKIYTIIPEDEEINISNYVEEDNNSITPSKMFSFYEEGYNYEMDITQNHKGRKIQYVKLTPKDSKAEIKSILLGIDQQTKHIYNLIQTQDNGTKITITVNSFKTDQPLAKNLFTFNESRYSNYYINRID
- a CDS encoding FtsK/SpoIIIE family DNA translocase; the protein is MAKKKAKTKKTTNKSRKFSLKLNRQQKVVLGSFLMLFGLALIVAFVSFLFNWQADQSILNEFTDRQANAKNWLSKFGAAVSDFFIYRGFGIASFSIAILTLLTGIYLFLGFQSTSLKKFWFWGVLVMIWFSIFLGFFATENALLGGRIGFEMNDFLQDYLGFIGTALLMLFLLMAYISIRFKVTPELIGSYFKSGKQELQDAFDERSTSAVSETDEELDWKKEVKIQTEEKPASIDLSDPKPEVKEVEEEAEPEMKIQEPVKEEIEDVSMEVEAAPEEEEEDNLSNKLVRDFGEFDPTLELKNYKFPTIDLLKDYGGTITINQEELEENKNRIVETLKNYKIEIAQIKATVGPTVTLYEIIPEAGIRISKIKNLEDDIALSLSALGIRIIAPIPGRGTIGIEVPNKNASIVSMRSVISSPKFQNAEMELPLALGKTISNETFVVDLAKMPHMLMAGATGQGKSVGLNAILTSLLYFKHPAEVKFVLVDPKKVELTLFNKIERHYLAKLPDTDEAIITDNTKVINTLNSLCIEMDNRYELLKNAMCRNLKEYNTKFKARKLNPNDGHKYLPYIVLVVDEFADLIMTAGKEVETPIARLAQLARAIGIHLIIATQRPSVNVITGIIKANFPARVAFRVTSKIDSRTILDNQGADQLIGRGDMLFTQGNELKRLQCAFVDTPEVDKITEFIGSQKAYPDAHLLPAYESEESGTGLDIDVSERDKLFREAAEVIVTAQQGSASLLQRKLKLGYNRAGRIIDQLEAAGIVGPFEGSKARQVLITDLAALDQLLNEAPNN
- a CDS encoding diacylglycerol kinase gives rise to the protein MKDSFLGKRIRGGGYAIKGAWLLLKHEPSIQVQFVLAVSVCIAGWYFEITTAEWIYQFIAIGLVMCTEGMNTAMEAMADFVHPDFHNKIGHIKDIAAGAVFIAAVIATIIAGFIYFPYIF
- the tpx gene encoding thiol peroxidase — its product is MARIDLGGDKVTTYGNLPELDEKAPHFELIKSDFSIGTLEDFKGMRVIMNIFPSINTGVCANSVRNFNQKVSEMKNTTVLCISRDLPFAQHKFLKEEALGNVTNLSDFRDRNFGKDYGVEMIDGPWEGLLARAVIVLNENGHIIHSQLVPKIDDEPDYLTALKTLL
- a CDS encoding DUF6952 family protein codes for the protein MKLPVIRHLQKNNEVEKLENTIEVLENFTEHRSVSEEEMDVIGELITNLCGAVEVHKMIEDGVPEKDAANNFVKKVLGSIDK